TTTGTTTTCCAGGAGGAATCATCCGGGGTACGGGCTTCCTCTGTCACAAGGTATTTTCCCCGAGCGCCGAGTTTGTGCCGCCGGATAAGAGTACCGTCGGGTTGTATCTCTTGCGCGGCGGTTAGTTCCGCTCCGCCGCCGATAAAGAGCGGCGCCTGAAACGGAACCACCTTGGGGAGGAGCGTGCAATGTTCGAGGGCATATTCACAGATTTCACGGTAACTTTCCTGCGCACCGTGCCAGCCGAACGGGTCCAGCCCGAACGGCGCCACTACCGGCGGCCAGGAAGCCTTTCCCCCCAGGAGTTCATACAGCGCTTTCCTGCCCTGACCCATCCCGTTTATTCTCCAAAGGTTATAACGCCGAAACGCCGGGGAATGTGAAAGTCATTGGCGCCGGTGGGAACGGCGGCGCTCAATTCCTGCCCATCAGAAAGCTCCGTACGGAAGAAATCCGCCCGCCATCGGTCGCCCTTCTCCGGGGGATATTGGGGCGCAGTCACCAGTTCGGAAAGCGGGATGGCGATCTCTACAGTCCAGAAGCGATCCTGAGTGCCCGGCTGCGCCCCGCCACCGTACACGCTGACAGAGGCGCGGAGCTTCTCGCAGTTCCAGCAGGAGAGCACCTTGTTCGCTGCGTTTCCGCCGCCGTGGAGGACAAACGCATCATGAACCGCCCCGGTTGGTGAAACATCGATGACAAAATACCCCGTGGTGTCGCTTCCTGCGTCCAGGTAGAGCGACACATGATCCTGCTCGGTGACCGGGCCGTCGAAAGCGGTCACCGTGCTCGCCGCATCCAAATCCTGGCACTCGAATCCTGCATAAAGGTATTTGCCATCATAAAGCAGTCTGAGCGAGGTGGGATGTTTTGGCTTTTCCCCGCTTACACACACGCTGAAATCAATGGCGGGCGCGGACTTCCAGCATTCGTCGTTCAGGATGCCGTCCACCGCAGGGCCTTTTGCGACTTTTTTTACTGTGTAGAATGGCTTCCCGCCCCAAGGCGCTTTCTGTTTCCCGCAGCCGGGGATGAACAGAACGGCCAGAGAGAAGACAAGACAAAGGAGGAGAATTTTTCTCATGGAGTACCTCGAAACGAATATTTAAGTCAATAACGAGCGGAATATAGCGATTGACCACGATAAAAGAAAAGGAAAAAGTCTTAACCATGAATGGGATGACTGTGATTCTTTTATTCACCGTCGGGGTGAGTCAGGCCACAATCGGTTCATCCGGCTTCATGGGCGCTGACGGGAAGTGTCGCCTTTATGATGAGCATACAGAAGGGAAAGAAGACGTAAATTTCAATTGCGATTTGTCGAGTAACTTGTATTCGATTTTTTCGGGGAATGCTGGGGGGTAGGGTACGCCTAGTTACGGGGTGCTAACCGGCCAAAACTGGCCGGGCTTCGACTTGACATGGCACTGCGCCCACGCGAACCTATTGCCAGGCTAGTTTTGGTCCTGGGTTTAGCACCGGTTAACAGGGGAGTGAACCTGCAATTAGGTTTCTTTCTTCTTAATCTGACGATCATATTCTTCTCTTAGTTTTTTATACTTATCAAGGGGCAGGTTCGGATTATTCATATTCATCTGCAATTCATCTTCTCGACTGATAAAGGGTATTTCCTTGTATTTCTGCTTCTTTTGATCGTCAATTTCCCATCTAATATAGTCTTCCCTTGTTGGTTTTCTATATTTCGTCCCTTTTACGTTCATTCTATTCTGTGGGAATGCAAATCCGTCACTGGATATTACCGCAACAAGCGCCATGTCATAATACTTGTATTTGAGAAATAGAAAAACATCATACAAAACAAATAATCCAACTATGAATAATGTAGCAATAAACGCCCAGAAGCAAGCATTGGAGATATTGTCATAGCACCTGTCTTTTGCCATGTTGCTGACCAAGAAGAACATTACTCCAAACAAAGATCCAAAGCAGAACGCTATCCAGCTTCTACGTGAAAATTTGAATTCATATTTTGTCTCCATTTTCTCAAAAATTGCTTGTAGATCCATTTCTTTCTCCCCTGCCTAACAAATAATTTTTTTGTTTTCTTCATAACACCCATTTTTAACAATTATTTCACTGAATCGCAAAGAAAAACAAACTGTGGTTATAAATTCAATATATGTGTATCATAATACCATAAATCATCTCGCTATCAAGTGTTTTCGTTCAATTTCTTCTTGCTTTTTCCTGGAGTATTAATCCTCTACATAGATAGCATCATAAGCTGTTCCATTGACTGATAATTTTGCAGATACCTTCTAGCCTTTCCGCAAGGTCTAGCACATTCACGATATTCTCCCGTGTCATGTAAGGAATGAGTTGCTCTGCCAGAAGAGGTTTTCGGCAGGCGTAATAGTTCCCTTCACCTTTTTTGATTTTATTGAGATATTCTAAGAAATCATCGTATTGCCCAACTTGATCAATATCCCTCTTATCCAACCATTCTGCTATTGCATCAGCAGGAATGTAGTTTTCGATCTCTTTGCCCTTTGTGACCCACGCGGTTCCTTCATTTTGTTCAATTTCTTTAATAATTCGCTTTTTCGTGCCATTCAGACTACTCTGTTTTGAGCTCTTATCACTGTCAATAAGGATGATTGCGTTCTTGTTCACCCTTAGAATGGACACGCCTTCTTCCACAAAATCCGGTTCAATGCTGGAAAGATGAGATAGTAATCTTCCTCCATAAAACACACATTGGTAATGAATCCCTTCTGTCATTTTGCTGTCTGTCCATAGACTGATCCATCTGTTAAAGTAAATGCGGTCTGATGGACCCTCAACCCATATGATTCCGTTGGATTGCAGCAGATCGCTTGCGCGAACGTCAAGGTCGTCAAGAATACCCCTGTTTTCTATATAGGTCTTGACTGTCCGACAAAATGCTTGATTGCCATCGTGTGTGACATGAATGATCTGAGCGTCCTCATTCTTGCCAAATAGATCGATTTCTACATTTGAGTGCGTAGAAATGAAGAAAACGCAACCGTGAGATTTTGCCTGCTGATATATATAGAAGAGCAATCGTCTCAAGAGAGCAGGATGCAGGCAATTCTCAAGCTCCTCAAACCCAAAAATGAATTTAGAAAGATCTTTTTTGGCAACAACAGGAAGCAGATGGATATATACTAAAACTATAATTATTGTCTTTAAACCACTGCCGGATTGGGACAGGGGAATTCGGCCTTTTGTCTCTTCTTCAAGATAAATTTCCCAAAGATTTGATTCTAGTTGCTGGCAGACAATGTCTGTGAATCTTGCCTCGGCCTTTAAAACATCATTTAGTTCGTCAAGTAATATTGTTTCGACAAGGTCGCTCGGGAGATTAGCCTTGTTTATGAAGTGCTGAATTAGGTTCGTTACAAACATTCCACTTTTTGAAACGTTGATATTAGAACTGTCTTGTTCTGGCTCAATGTTTCTCTCAGCCGAAATTCGCCGAAATTCTTTGCCAGCCAATGGATTCTGCTTCACATCGGCAAGCCGTTGCAAATAGTTAGTGGCACCCTGTATACCATCCAGGTGTTTTTTCCCATCCAAACAGTTCCCAATCGAAATGAACCTTTTACCATTTGGCTCACTTAGAGACCAGTTAAACATAGTTCCAATGAACTTTTGTCCAAATTGCCAATGGTTGCCGCCGGGTATACTGCCACCGCTAGTGTTCTCCATAAATACCTTCTTGAGCTCTGTCTCTGTCAGCGGCGATTCAGCAATAACTTCTGGACGCTGGTTTCCATGCCACAAGCCTTGTGGGATATCGAATGCACTATTGACTATATATTCAATCAGATCTAGAAGGGTTGACTTCCCTGAATTGTTGCGTCCGACAATTAGATTTATCGGCTTGATTGCATCAAAGCCCTGCTCTGTGTAACCAAAGCACTTGAGGTTTCTAATTTTAACGGAAAAACTGTCCAAGTCTGTCATCAACTATTTCTCCTGCGCGAAAGCTAACAAGTAATTCTGTAAACCCCTTCATAAACCCAATTTAACAATTATTTTTATCTAATCGCAAAGGAAAATAATAAAGTATTATACCAAAAAGTATGCGAATTCAATATATCTGTATCAAAATACCATAAATCCCCTCACTGTCAAGCATTTTATCCTTCCCATACCCGTATACTATTTTATTAAGTATCAGATTTTTTTCCTTTTCAGCTTTGCGAGAGAGTTCATGAAGATATTAGCATGTTCATTTTATCCTGTAAATCTTGTAAATCCTGTCAAAATTCTTCTTTCCCGCTTCATTTCACTGAATTCCCCATAACTGACGCCCCTCCCCTAAATGTCTGTTGACATTACCCGCTGCCGGTCATATTTTTTGAAACATTACATAAAACCGAAAATCCATCCATGCATTTCCACTGTAAAGGAGAGATTCATGCGAATACGTCCCCTATTTCTGCTTGTTGTTCTGGTGGCGCTTTGTTTCGCTCCGTCGCTGTATGCCGCAGAGTCAACGTACACGATGGTTTTCGACGGCAAGGACCGCTGGGACAGCGCCCTCTACGACCGTAACATCGATGTCGATACCAGTCCCGGAAACGCGCAGCTTCTCAAATCCGAGCTTATCGCCGATGAAATGGGAAACGTCACCGATGCTACAGTGGAGCGAGTGTCCTGGAATGTCCGCGCTAAAAAGGAGCTGATCATCGACGATCCCGCCGCTGAAAAGGCCGCCCTCTTGATTTATACCCAGAGCAATCCGGGAAACGATTTCATCATCGAGGTGAACGGCGTCAACAATGCGGTCAGTTTCGACGCCAAACGGATGCTTACCGGAGGGTGGAGCCGGGCGGACATCAACCCGAAACAGCTCAAAAAAGGCCTTAATACGTTTGTTATATATCCGGCGCAGGTGAATTCTCTTAATCTCTGGGTGGATAACAGCAGACTTCCGAACCGCTCCGCAAAAAGTGTGGACGGCGGCGCAACCTGGGATTACGACCACCTGGGACAGCAGGGATTCTGCGACGGCGAGTACCTCATCCGGCTCCGGCTCTCCCACTATCCCTCGCAGGGGGAGATTCTCTCCGATTACATCAACACGGGCGATTTCCTTACCCCGAACCCGGTCAAGCCCTCTTTTGAGTTAAAAGACATCCGGATCAAAGCTGATGGAGTCACATCAAAGGAAACCGGGATCATTCTCTATCTGAGAGGCGGCGCCACCCCCTCGTATAACCCGACCACCTGGGACAGTTGGAAACCGGCTGAATCTTACCGCAAGATGTCCGGCGCCGCCCAGCAATGGCAGTTCTTCCAGTGGAAAGCGGTTCTCGCCACCCGGAACGGCCTTGTAACTCCGGCTTTGGGCAAAGTGAC
This DNA window, taken from Candidatus Latescibacter sp., encodes the following:
- a CDS encoding carbohydrate-binding family 9-like protein, which produces MRKILLLCLVFSLAVLFIPGCGKQKAPWGGKPFYTVKKVAKGPAVDGILNDECWKSAPAIDFSVCVSGEKPKHPTSLRLLYDGKYLYAGFECQDLDAASTVTAFDGPVTEQDHVSLYLDAGSDTTGYFVIDVSPTGAVHDAFVLHGGGNAANKVLSCWNCEKLRASVSVYGGGAQPGTQDRFWTVEIAIPLSELVTAPQYPPEKGDRWRADFFRTELSDGQELSAAVPTGANDFHIPRRFGVITFGE
- a CDS encoding AAA family ATPase, which codes for MTDLDSFSVKIRNLKCFGYTEQGFDAIKPINLIVGRNNSGKSTLLDLIEYIVNSAFDIPQGLWHGNQRPEVIAESPLTETELKKVFMENTSGGSIPGGNHWQFGQKFIGTMFNWSLSEPNGKRFISIGNCLDGKKHLDGIQGATNYLQRLADVKQNPLAGKEFRRISAERNIEPEQDSSNINVSKSGMFVTNLIQHFINKANLPSDLVETILLDELNDVLKAEARFTDIVCQQLESNLWEIYLEEETKGRIPLSQSGSGLKTIIIVLVYIHLLPVVAKKDLSKFIFGFEELENCLHPALLRRLLFYIYQQAKSHGCVFFISTHSNVEIDLFGKNEDAQIIHVTHDGNQAFCRTVKTYIENRGILDDLDVRASDLLQSNGIIWVEGPSDRIYFNRWISLWTDSKMTEGIHYQCVFYGGRLLSHLSSIEPDFVEEGVSILRVNKNAIILIDSDKSSKQSSLNGTKKRIIKEIEQNEGTAWVTKGKEIENYIPADAIAEWLDKRDIDQVGQYDDFLEYLNKIKKGEGNYYACRKPLLAEQLIPYMTRENIVNVLDLAERLEGICKIISQWNSL